The region CTCACCACCCCCATGCCCGGAGCTTCGGACGAAGCGCAGATGACCGCCCTCAGCGCGCAGATCGCCGCGCAGTCAGATGAGTTCTTCGCCTACGCTACACCCTCGGACTTCCGGCTTGAAGAGCGCCATCCGCAGCTCTTTCCCACTAATGTCCGCCCGGAGACCCTTGCGCAGGACGCCGATCTCAAGCGCAAGGCCTCATCCGGTAAGCTGAAAGCCGCGTCGTTCCTGCGTTTTACCTCAGCCGCCTCTACGCCATACCCGGAGAACGATCAGGTCAACGCACGCTGGTACCCCGCCAGCCCGGAGCAGGAAGAGAAGTTCCGCCGTCTCGGCAAGCCACGCCAGGCCATGATCGTCATGCCCCAGTGGAACGCCGACGCCTTCTCCCACAATGCACTCTGCGAGATCTTCAATCGCTTCGGAATAAGTTGCCTGCGCCTCTCCAAGCCGTATCACGACATCCGCCGCCCCGCTGAGTTGGAGCGCTCGGACTATGCCGTCTCCGCCAACATCGGCCGCACCATGGCCGCTTGCCGCCAGGCTGTCGTGGACATCCGTTCCTGCATCGACTGGCTCTCGCAGCAGGGCTACGAGCAGTTCGGCGTCCTCGGCACGAGCCTGGGCTCCTGCTACGCCTTCATCGCCGCCGCCCACGACGCACGTCTCAACGTCTGCGCCTTCAATCACGCGTCAACCTGGTTTGGAGACGTTGTCTGGACCGGCCAGAGCACACGGCATGTTCGCGAAGCGCTTGAGCAGGCTGGCCTCACGCAAATCACCACACGAGAGGTCTTCCGCGCCGTCAGTCCCATGGCCTACATGGACCGCTTTGCCGCGAATCCCAAGCGGGTCCTCGTCGTCCACGCCAAATACGACCTGACGTTCCTGGAAGAATTTTCTCTGGACGTACTGAAAAACTTCAATGAATACGGTATCGATTACGTCTCCCGCGTGTTGCCTTGCGGCCACTACACCACGGGCGAGACGCCCTACAAGTACATCGATGCCTGGTATCTCGGCAGCTTCATTCACGACGCCTTCAAGAAGCTGGCCTTTGAAAATCTCAAGCCAGTCTCATAGAAGAAGCGGTCCTGGAGACCTTGTTTAGAAGTCTCCAGGTAGCGTAAACATCGCTAAAACGCATGGTGCAAGAATCATTCCAACAAAACATCCGGCGATCAGGAAAGAGTGCATGGGGTAAACCTCCTCGGGAGCATTCTGGGCTCCTCGACATACTTAGGATCGCCTTCTAAGACTCTAATGACCATCACACGTTCGCTCATCATGTTCTAACCAGTGGGCCATTACTTAAGATCGGTTAGAAGACGTCCGCCCCGTTGCACAATCCGCATCTCACTCTTACTCTCACCAACATCCAGCCGATCTAACCCTCGAAACCACCCTTTTCAGGCCGCATTCCTGCCCCCCTGACATAAGATGGACCCATGCCGATCGACCTGAACGCCACCCTCTCCGCCGCCGATCCCGAGATCGCCGCGCAGATCGAGAACGAAGTCAACCGCCAGCACGAAGGCCTGGAGATGATTGCCTCCGAGAACTTCGTCAGCCGCGCCGTCCTTGAAGCTGCCGGAACCGTCTTCACCAACAAGTACGCGGAAGGCTACCCCGGCAAGCGTTACTACGGCGGATGTGAGTTCGCGGACGTTGTCGAAGACCTCGCCCGCAGCCGCGCCAAGAAGCTCTTCGGTGCCGAGCACGTCAACGTTCAGCCGCACTCC is a window of Granulicella tundricola MP5ACTX9 DNA encoding:
- a CDS encoding alpha/beta hydrolase family protein; the encoded protein is MFSRLYAKWMFAWETALTTRDTNRIVRPVEWGFDWLPPLTTPMPGASDEAQMTALSAQIAAQSDEFFAYATPSDFRLEERHPQLFPTNVRPETLAQDADLKRKASSGKLKAASFLRFTSAASTPYPENDQVNARWYPASPEQEEKFRRLGKPRQAMIVMPQWNADAFSHNALCEIFNRFGISCLRLSKPYHDIRRPAELERSDYAVSANIGRTMAACRQAVVDIRSCIDWLSQQGYEQFGVLGTSLGSCYAFIAAAHDARLNVCAFNHASTWFGDVVWTGQSTRHVREALEQAGLTQITTREVFRAVSPMAYMDRFAANPKRVLVVHAKYDLTFLEEFSLDVLKNFNEYGIDYVSRVLPCGHYTTGETPYKYIDAWYLGSFIHDAFKKLAFENLKPVS